From a single Pseudomonas sp. A34-9 genomic region:
- the modB gene encoding molybdate ABC transporter permease subunit, with product MSLTSADFAAIWLTLKLASLTTAILLVVGTPIALWLSRTRSWLRGPIGAIVALPLVLPPTVIGFYLLLMMGPHGFLGQFTQWLGLGTLTFSFTGLVIGSVIYSMPFVVQPLQNAFSAIGTRPLEVAATLRANPWDTFFSVILPLARPGFVTAAILGFAHTVGEFGVVLMIGGNIPDKTRVVSVQIYDHVEAMEYAQAHWLAGAMLVFSFLVLLALYSSRKTRAGWS from the coding sequence ATGTCGCTGACGAGTGCCGATTTCGCGGCGATCTGGCTGACCCTGAAACTGGCGTCACTGACTACCGCGATCCTGTTGGTGGTCGGCACTCCGATTGCCCTGTGGCTGTCGCGCACCCGTTCGTGGTTGCGCGGCCCGATCGGAGCAATTGTCGCCCTGCCCCTTGTGCTGCCACCGACCGTCATCGGTTTCTATCTGCTCCTGATGATGGGCCCGCACGGGTTTCTCGGCCAATTCACCCAATGGCTGGGCCTGGGCACCTTGACCTTCAGTTTCACTGGCCTGGTGATCGGCTCGGTGATCTATTCCATGCCTTTCGTGGTGCAACCATTGCAAAACGCGTTCTCGGCGATCGGCACCCGCCCACTGGAAGTCGCCGCTACCCTGCGCGCCAATCCGTGGGACACTTTTTTCAGCGTGATTCTGCCACTGGCTCGCCCCGGTTTTGTCACGGCGGCGATCCTCGGCTTCGCGCATACCGTTGGTGAATTCGGCGTGGTGCTGATGATCGGTGGCAACATTCCTGACAAGACCCGCGTGGTTTCCGTACAAATTTACGACCACGTCGAAGCGATGGAATACGCACAGGCGCACTGGCTGGCCGGGGCGATGCTGGTGTTCTCGTTTCTGGTGTTGCTGGCGTTGTACTCCAGCCGCAAGACCCGCGCAGGCTGGAGCTGA
- the modA gene encoding molybdate ABC transporter substrate-binding protein, whose translation MTIRASRFAPACLTSLLAVFAIGAAQADEVQVAVAANFTAPIQAIAADFEKDTGHKLVAAYGATGQFYTQIKNGAPFEVFLSADDTTPEKLEKEGDTVKGSRFTYAIGTLALWSAKEGYVDAKGEVLKKNEYQHLSIANPKAAPYGLAATQVLEKLKLTEATKAKIVEGQNITQAYQFVSTGNAELGFVALSQIYKDGKVSSGSAWIVPASMHDPIKQDAVILNKGKDNAAAKALVEYLKGPKAAAVIKSYGYQL comes from the coding sequence ATGACCATTCGTGCCTCACGTTTTGCCCCTGCCTGCCTGACCTCTTTACTCGCCGTCTTCGCCATCGGCGCTGCTCAAGCTGATGAAGTGCAGGTGGCGGTTGCAGCCAACTTCACCGCGCCGATCCAGGCCATCGCCGCCGATTTTGAGAAAGACACCGGGCACAAGCTGGTTGCTGCCTACGGCGCCACAGGCCAGTTCTACACCCAGATCAAAAACGGCGCGCCGTTTGAAGTGTTCCTCTCCGCTGACGACACCACCCCGGAAAAACTCGAAAAAGAAGGCGACACCGTCAAAGGTTCGCGCTTCACCTACGCCATCGGCACTCTGGCGTTGTGGTCGGCGAAAGAAGGCTATGTCGATGCCAAAGGCGAGGTTCTGAAAAAGAACGAGTACCAGCACCTGTCCATCGCCAATCCGAAAGCGGCGCCCTACGGCCTGGCAGCCACACAAGTGCTGGAAAAGCTCAAACTGACCGAAGCCACCAAAGCCAAAATCGTTGAAGGCCAGAACATCACGCAGGCTTACCAATTCGTTTCCACCGGCAACGCCGAACTGGGTTTTGTCGCGCTGTCGCAGATCTACAAGGACGGCAAAGTCAGCAGCGGTTCGGCATGGATCGTCCCGGCGAGCATGCACGATCCGATCAAACAAGACGCCGTGATCCTCAACAAAGGCAAAGACAATGCCGCTGCCAAGGCACTGGTTGAATACCTTAAAGGCCCGAAAGCCGCTGCGGTGATCAAGTCCTACGGTTACCAGCTCTAA
- a CDS encoding nitronate monooxygenase has protein sequence MSQWPDTRLLDLLGIELPIIQGPMAGATNSSMVIAVCNAGGLGSMPAAMLSLEQLREELNTIRQHTRKPFNVNFFCHQPPPVDEQRAGEWKHLLEPYYRELGADFAAPTPVSNRAPFDAAACDVLEEFRPEVVSFHFGLPEKSLLDRVKATGAKILSSATTVDEAIWLEQHGCDAIIAMGYEAGGHRGMFLSDDLSSQVGTFALVPQVVDAVKVPVIAAGAIADARGVAAAFLLGASAVQVGTAYLFTPEAKVSAAHHKALRTAKESETAITNIFTGRPARGILNRVMRELGPMSPKAPAFPLAGGALMPLRAINEAAFANLWAGQAFTLGKDTGSAELTRQLAEGALAKLTRQ, from the coding sequence ATGAGCCAATGGCCAGACACCCGCCTTCTTGACCTGCTCGGCATTGAACTGCCAATCATCCAGGGCCCGATGGCCGGCGCGACGAATTCGTCCATGGTCATCGCCGTGTGCAATGCCGGCGGCCTTGGCTCAATGCCGGCGGCGATGCTGAGCCTCGAGCAATTGCGCGAAGAGCTGAACACCATTCGCCAACACACCCGCAAGCCCTTCAACGTCAACTTCTTCTGCCATCAGCCACCGCCGGTCGATGAGCAACGCGCCGGTGAATGGAAGCATCTGCTGGAGCCGTATTACCGCGAACTGGGTGCCGATTTCGCTGCACCGACACCGGTGTCGAACCGAGCACCGTTCGATGCGGCCGCCTGCGACGTACTGGAAGAATTTCGACCTGAGGTCGTGAGTTTCCACTTCGGTCTGCCAGAGAAATCCCTGCTGGATCGGGTCAAGGCAACCGGGGCGAAAATTCTTTCCTCGGCCACCACTGTCGATGAAGCGATCTGGCTGGAGCAGCACGGCTGCGACGCGATCATCGCCATGGGCTACGAGGCCGGCGGCCATCGCGGCATGTTTCTCAGCGATGATCTGAGCAGTCAGGTCGGCACGTTTGCCCTGGTGCCTCAGGTGGTCGATGCGGTGAAAGTGCCGGTGATTGCAGCCGGAGCCATTGCCGATGCGCGCGGTGTGGCGGCGGCGTTCTTGTTGGGCGCTTCGGCGGTGCAGGTCGGCACAGCCTATCTGTTCACGCCGGAAGCGAAAGTCAGCGCCGCTCACCACAAAGCGCTGCGCACCGCCAAAGAGAGCGAAACGGCGATCACCAATATCTTCACCGGGCGACCCGCGCGGGGTATTCTCAACCGCGTCATGCGTGAGCTGGGTCCGATGTCGCCGAAGGCACCGGCATTCCCCTTGGCCGGTGGTGCACTGATGCCACTGCGAGCGATCAACGAAGCAGCGTTTGCCAACCTCTGGGCCGGTCAGGCATTCACTCTCGGTAAAGACACCGGCAGCGCTGAACTGACCCGGCAATTGGCCGAAGGTGCATTGGCAAAACTCACTCGCCAGTGA
- a CDS encoding MDR family oxidoreductase: MFNAIVIDKDDSGYRANVQQVNEDQLPEGDVTVAVAYSTLNFKDGLAITGSSPVVRKFPMVPGIDLAGTVEASSHPDYKVGDQVVLNGWGVGENHWGGLAQKARLNGDWLIPLSKAFTAAQAMAIGTAGYTAMLCVLALERNGVAPDQGEVLVTGANGGVGSFAIALLSKLGYRVVASTGRVSEHEYLQQLGAGEIIDRATLSAPGKPLAKERWAAVIDSVGSHTLANACASTRSEGTVAACGLAQGMDFPASVAPFILRGVTLAGINSVTQPKARRLEAWARLAKDLDVSLLALISHEIGLSEAIDAAPKLLAGQLRGRVVVDVNR; encoded by the coding sequence ATGTTCAACGCCATTGTGATCGACAAAGACGACAGCGGTTATCGCGCCAATGTGCAGCAAGTCAACGAAGATCAGTTGCCCGAAGGCGATGTCACCGTCGCTGTTGCGTACAGCACGCTGAACTTCAAGGATGGTCTGGCGATTACCGGCAGCAGTCCGGTGGTACGCAAGTTTCCGATGGTGCCGGGGATCGACCTGGCGGGCACCGTAGAAGCCAGTTCCCACCCCGACTATAAGGTGGGTGATCAGGTGGTGCTCAATGGCTGGGGTGTCGGCGAAAATCACTGGGGTGGTCTGGCGCAGAAGGCGCGGCTCAATGGCGACTGGCTGATTCCTTTGTCCAAAGCCTTTACAGCGGCGCAAGCCATGGCCATCGGTACGGCTGGGTATACGGCGATGCTGTGCGTTCTCGCGCTTGAGCGTAATGGCGTGGCGCCGGATCAGGGGGAAGTGTTGGTCACGGGGGCCAATGGTGGCGTTGGCAGTTTCGCCATCGCTTTGCTGAGCAAGCTTGGCTATCGTGTCGTCGCGTCGACTGGCCGGGTTTCCGAGCATGAATATCTGCAGCAGTTGGGTGCCGGTGAAATCATCGACCGCGCCACGTTGTCAGCGCCCGGCAAGCCACTGGCCAAAGAGCGCTGGGCAGCGGTGATCGACTCGGTGGGCAGTCATACGTTGGCCAATGCCTGCGCCAGCACGCGCTCCGAAGGTACCGTCGCCGCCTGTGGTCTGGCGCAGGGCATGGATTTCCCGGCGTCGGTTGCCCCGTTCATTTTGCGTGGTGTGACCCTGGCCGGCATCAACAGCGTGACCCAGCCCAAGGCGCGCCGTCTCGAAGCGTGGGCGCGTCTGGCCAAGGATCTGGATGTCTCGTTGCTGGCATTGATCAGCCATGAAATCGGCCTGAGCGAGGCCATTGATGCGGCGCCGAAGTTACTTGCCGGACAGCTTCGCGGGCGGGTTGTGGTGGACGTCAATCGCTGA
- the ada gene encoding bifunctional DNA-binding transcriptional regulator/O6-methylguanine-DNA methyltransferase Ada: MKTLSTPFTIENDPRWAAVVARDSRADGQFVYAVKTTGIYCRPSSLSRLPKPQNVEFFDTAEQAEAAGYRPSKRASKDQSDVAAQHAATVAIACRHIESAETLPALNELAQTAGLSPFHFHRVFKAATGLTPRGYATAHRSRKVRERLADGGSVTDALYDAGFNSNSRFYESADHLLGMKPGDYRAAGKNNDIRFAVGQCSLGAILVAQSERGVCAILLGDDPHQLVCDLQDQFRQANLIGADTGFEQLIAKVVGFIEAPAIGLDLPLDVRGTAFQERVWQALREIPLGQTASYAEIAQRIGAPTSMRAVAQACGANRLAVAIPCHRVVRSDGNLSGYRWGVERKRQLLERETQP, from the coding sequence ATGAAAACGCTTTCGACCCCCTTCACGATTGAAAATGATCCGCGCTGGGCCGCTGTGGTTGCACGAGATTCACGGGCGGACGGGCAATTTGTCTATGCGGTGAAAACCACCGGCATCTACTGCCGCCCGAGCAGCCTCTCACGCTTGCCAAAACCGCAGAACGTCGAGTTTTTCGATACCGCTGAGCAGGCCGAGGCTGCCGGCTATCGGCCGAGCAAACGAGCCAGCAAGGATCAGAGTGATGTTGCCGCGCAGCATGCCGCGACCGTCGCCATTGCCTGCCGCCATATCGAATCCGCCGAGACGTTGCCGGCGCTCAACGAACTGGCGCAAACCGCCGGTCTGAGTCCGTTTCATTTCCATCGCGTCTTCAAGGCCGCGACGGGGTTGACGCCCAGGGGCTACGCAACGGCGCATCGCTCGCGCAAAGTCCGTGAGCGCCTGGCAGACGGCGGCTCGGTAACCGATGCGCTGTACGACGCCGGTTTCAATTCCAATAGCCGTTTCTATGAATCAGCGGATCATTTGCTGGGAATGAAACCCGGCGACTATCGCGCTGCCGGGAAGAACAACGACATTCGCTTCGCCGTCGGCCAATGTTCGCTCGGAGCGATTCTGGTGGCGCAAAGCGAACGTGGTGTGTGTGCGATTCTGCTGGGTGACGATCCGCATCAATTGGTGTGCGATCTGCAGGACCAGTTTCGTCAAGCCAACCTGATTGGCGCCGATACCGGCTTCGAGCAATTGATCGCCAAAGTCGTGGGATTTATCGAAGCGCCGGCGATTGGCCTGGACCTGCCGCTGGACGTTCGTGGCACGGCGTTTCAGGAACGCGTGTGGCAGGCGCTGCGGGAAATTCCGCTGGGCCAGACGGCCAGCTACGCCGAGATTGCCCAGCGCATTGGCGCACCGACATCCATGCGCGCGGTAGCCCAGGCGTGCGGGGCCAACCGTTTGGCGGTGGCGATCCCTTGCCACCGCGTGGTGCGCAGCGATGGCAATCTTTCGGGCTATCGTTGGGGCGTCGAGCGCAAACGTCAATTGCTTGAGCGCGAGACGCAGCCTTAA
- the alkB gene encoding DNA oxidative demethylase AlkB: MQPSTFDLFADHEPEQRPRAEQIGEQSWVLHGFALPLIEQILPALDATLAAAPLRHMVTPGGFSMSVGTSSCGALGWITDRHGYRYSSVDPLSDLPWPAMPEVFAALAHAAAAQAGFADFNADSCLINCYVPGAKMSLHQDKDEKAYSAPIVSLSLGLPAMFLFGGFSRSDKSQRIALLHGDMVVWGGVDRLRFHGVLPIKQGRHPRLGEQRINLTFRVAG, encoded by the coding sequence ATGCAACCGAGCACTTTCGATCTGTTCGCCGATCATGAACCCGAACAACGCCCCCGCGCCGAGCAGATTGGCGAGCAATCGTGGGTGCTGCATGGTTTCGCCCTGCCGCTGATCGAGCAGATCCTGCCGGCGCTAGATGCGACTCTTGCCGCAGCGCCCTTGCGCCACATGGTCACGCCGGGTGGGTTCAGCATGTCGGTGGGCACCAGCAGCTGCGGCGCTTTGGGCTGGATCACTGATCGCCACGGGTATCGTTACTCCAGCGTCGACCCGCTCAGTGATTTGCCATGGCCAGCGATGCCGGAAGTATTCGCAGCACTGGCGCACGCGGCGGCCGCGCAAGCCGGATTCGCTGACTTTAACGCCGATTCCTGCCTGATCAACTGCTATGTCCCCGGCGCCAAGATGTCATTGCACCAGGATAAAGACGAAAAGGCCTACAGTGCACCGATCGTTTCGCTGTCACTGGGGTTGCCGGCAATGTTCCTCTTCGGCGGTTTCAGTCGCAGCGACAAGAGCCAGCGCATTGCCTTGCTGCATGGCGACATGGTGGTCTGGGGTGGCGTTGATCGCTTGCGCTTTCACGGTGTACTGCCGATCAAGCAAGGCCGGCATCCGCGTCTGGGTGAACAGCGAATCAATCTGACCTTTCGCGTGGCCGGATAG
- a CDS encoding 2OG-Fe(II) oxygenase, whose translation MSMSPSRLDSLDWASLERQLDQDGYAIIRSLLLAETCDQLSELYQQTEPFRSQVIMARHGFGRGEYKYFRYPLPTPVERLRGALYPRLVALANRWYERMNLPERFPANHAEFLQRCHAAGQIRPTPLLLQYGPQDYNCLHQDLYGESVFPLQVAILLSAPGQDFTGGEFVLTEQRPRMQSRPHVLDLTKGDAVIFAVNQRPAKGVRGDYRVTMRHGVSRLHSGKRHTLGIIFHDAT comes from the coding sequence ATGTCGATGTCACCCTCTCGTCTGGATTCACTCGACTGGGCAAGCCTTGAGCGGCAGCTCGATCAGGACGGCTACGCAATCATCCGTTCGCTGCTGCTGGCCGAGACCTGCGATCAATTGAGTGAGCTGTATCAGCAGACCGAACCGTTTCGTTCGCAGGTCATCATGGCCCGCCACGGTTTCGGTCGCGGCGAGTACAAATATTTTCGTTATCCCCTGCCGACGCCCGTAGAACGCCTTCGCGGCGCGCTGTACCCGCGCCTGGTGGCCTTGGCCAATCGCTGGTACGAACGCATGAACCTGCCCGAGCGTTTTCCGGCGAACCACGCCGAATTTCTTCAGCGCTGCCATGCAGCAGGCCAGATACGCCCTACCCCTCTTCTTTTGCAATACGGCCCGCAGGACTACAACTGCCTGCATCAGGACCTGTACGGCGAATCGGTTTTTCCGCTGCAGGTAGCGATTCTTCTGTCAGCACCCGGGCAAGACTTTACCGGGGGTGAATTCGTTCTCACCGAGCAGCGCCCGCGCATGCAGTCTCGCCCGCACGTACTCGATCTGACGAAAGGTGATGCCGTGATCTTTGCCGTGAATCAGCGCCCGGCCAAAGGTGTACGCGGTGATTATCGGGTGACGATGCGCCACGGCGTCAGTCGCCTGCACAGTGGAAAAAGGCATACCCTAGGCATCATCTTTCACGACGCCACTTGA
- a CDS encoding DUF1883 domain-containing protein, translating into MKFIHQREHLNEDDIVVIQCSQMCNIRLMNDANFRSFKNGGRHTYHGGAFDTFPARITAPSTGFWNITIDTVNRRAISVTRKPTLTHSIKIIRRSSSKLS; encoded by the coding sequence ATGAAATTCATTCACCAGCGCGAACACCTCAACGAAGACGACATCGTCGTCATTCAATGCTCGCAAATGTGCAATATCCGTCTGATGAACGACGCCAACTTCCGCAGCTTCAAGAACGGCGGCCGTCACACCTATCACGGCGGCGCCTTCGACACCTTTCCGGCCCGTATTACCGCGCCGAGCACCGGTTTCTGGAACATCACCATCGACACCGTCAACCGCCGTGCGATCAGCGTCACTCGCAAACCGACGCTGACTCACTCGATCAAGATCATCCGTCGCTCCAGCAGCAAACTCAGCTGA
- the galU gene encoding UTP--glucose-1-phosphate uridylyltransferase GalU: protein MIKKCLFPAAGYGTRFLPATKAMPKEMLPVVNKPLIQYGVEEALDAGLTEISIVTGRGKRALEDHFDISYELENQIKGTDKEKYLVGIRKLLDECSFSYTRQTEMKGLGHAILTGRPLIGDEPFAVVLADDLCVNLEGDGVLTQMVKLYKQFRCSIIAIQEVDPQETSKYGVIAGEMIRDDIYRVHSMVEKPKPEDAPSNLAIIGRYILTPDIFDLIEQTEPGKGGEIQITDALMKQAQNGCVMAYKFKGKRFDCGGAEGYIEATNFCFENFYKTGKAY from the coding sequence ATGATCAAGAAATGCTTGTTCCCAGCAGCCGGTTACGGTACTCGCTTCCTGCCAGCGACTAAAGCCATGCCTAAAGAAATGCTGCCGGTGGTAAACAAGCCACTGATCCAGTACGGCGTTGAAGAAGCTCTGGATGCCGGCCTGACGGAAATCTCCATCGTCACCGGTCGTGGCAAGCGTGCTCTGGAAGACCACTTCGACATCAGCTACGAGCTGGAAAACCAGATCAAGGGCACCGACAAAGAGAAGTACCTGGTCGGTATCCGCAAACTGCTCGACGAGTGCTCGTTCTCCTACACTCGTCAGACTGAAATGAAAGGTCTGGGCCACGCGATCCTCACCGGTCGCCCACTGATCGGTGACGAACCGTTCGCCGTGGTACTGGCGGACGACCTGTGCGTCAATCTCGAAGGTGACGGCGTACTGACCCAGATGGTCAAACTGTACAAGCAGTTCCGCTGCTCGATCATTGCCATCCAGGAAGTCGACCCGCAGGAAACCAGCAAGTACGGCGTGATCGCCGGCGAGATGATCCGCGACGACATCTACCGCGTTCACAGCATGGTCGAGAAGCCAAAGCCGGAAGACGCGCCGTCGAACCTGGCGATCATCGGTCGTTACATCCTGACCCCGGACATCTTCGACCTGATCGAACAGACCGAGCCAGGCAAGGGCGGCGAAATCCAGATCACCGACGCCCTGATGAAACAAGCCCAGAACGGCTGCGTGATGGCCTATAAGTTCAAAGGCAAGCGTTTCGACTGCGGTGGCGCTGAAGGCTACATCGAAGCGACCAACTTCTGCTTCGAGAACTTCTACAAGACTGGCAAGGCTTACTAA